The Malus domestica chromosome 06, GDT2T_hap1 genome has a segment encoding these proteins:
- the LOC139196828 gene encoding uncharacterized protein, whose product MTRSSQPVREHISDFDGDFERTLRRKKKLQESNPPSPEPELEEQEVEVEEKATAQVGGEEQGIAMDNRTLKELAASGLDNAAPLCIQYPMAAQGKTEEFELKSSLLHHIPKFHGLSMEDPNKHLKEFEVVCSSMTPVTVDGSILKMKAFPFSLMDKAKDWLYELAPGTVTSWESMKRAFLEKFFPTSRIILLRKKISGIQQSQGESFPSYYERFKSLVASCPQHQMKEELLLQYFYEGLLPLERQMLDASAGGALVDKTPRDAKTLIANRALNAQQYEGVGQRDTPRPHHVNEVSSISELQSQMANLTSMLSQLVEGPKTQGTTICGVCSIQGHQSDQCPQLIENGGWESANAVGYGNQNQPRNDPFSNTYNPGWRDHPNFRWRDAPQYGQQSGFRQPPGFFPRPMEPQPPPQAQSSQTNPGTSMNDDKTYQLLTTMAQGMQNQAKEVNELKKQMGQMAEFLGQFRENGKLPSTTVVNPKGGFESAKAITLRSGKEVRNKEDEKIQLKEDENTYPTARVPSPMPQPSKTSHPSTSGKNVPNVVISNTNLPNVPFPRRFAQSKKEESEKDILDTFRKVQVNIPLLDAIKQVPRYAKFLKELCTTRKRISNKEVVKVSENVSAVLQRKLPPKCKDPGSFTIPCVIGNTRFEKCMLDLGASINVMPYSIYASMNLGELKQDGVIIQLADRSNAYPKGVLEDVLVQVHLDRMNDDALEIALVHGIGARNKCGGIQATHGMESDHIAVPPCGEVFEMVAALESLPSHSGKSSLSILDSVLANKLLPSIVQPPTLELKPLPSHLKYVFLGEDQTLPVIISSSLTAQEEDKLIRVLKEHKSAIGWTLADIKGISPTTCMHRILLEEGAKPSREAQRRLNPPMLEVVKKEVIKLLDCGVIYPISDSRWVSPVQVVPKKSGITVVKNEEQELVPTRVVTGWRVCIDYRKLNAATRKDHFPLPFLDQMLDRLAGYKFYCFLDGYSGYNQIVIAPEDQEKTTFTCPFGTFAYRRMPFGLCNAPATFQRCMVSIFSDYVEKIIEIFMDDFSVFGNSFDHCLSNLTLILKRCVETNLVLNWEKCHFMVKQGIVLGHIISEEGIEVDKSKVDLVRHLPSPTSVREVRSFLGHAGFYRRFIKDFSKISQPLCRLLQKEVAFEFDDACSTAFKQLKEALTSAPIITPPDWSLPFELMCDASDYAIGAVLGQRKNKQPHVIYYASRTLNDAQLNYSTTEKELLAVVFALDKFRSYLLGTKVIIFTDHAALKYLLTKKEAKPRLIRWMLLLQEFDIEIRDKKGVENVVADHLSRMVHKEASPISETFPDEQLMSIQVSEPWYADLVNYLVTKQVPSTLNKFQRDKLKKDARFYVWDDPYLWKYCSDQVIRRCVHESDFHSILSFCHTYACGGHFGTQRTAFKVLECGFYWPTLFKNARTFCLTCDRCQRTGNISQKDQMPQIGGIIQTLCGGNLNQFNTKDIGSHIMSSIQALLSHHNLIHNIPNQTQESQNQAQVMSELKNQMGEIAEFMGQMQEQSEVTDSTVEIIEAINLESGIEVGDEPKMSKPSQNMDEQLLLEEEEDNKATAKEEPPLLQPTLAPTPLPQPHMPSMQSTTTKDHAIQGRRG is encoded by the exons atgacccgtagctcacaacctgttcgtgagcatatctccgactttgacggtgattttgagaggactttgagaaggaaaaagaaattgcaagagtctaatcctcctagtcccgagcctgaattagaagagcaagaagttgaggttgaagagaaggccacggcacaagtgggtggagaagagcaaggtatagccatggacaaccgtacgctcaaggagcttgccgcctcgggtttggataatgccgcaccattgtgtatccaatatcccatggctgctcaaggtaaaaccgaagagttcgagttaaagtcaagtttgctccaccacattccaaagttccatgggctttccatggaggatccgaacaaacatttgaaggaatttgaagtggtgtgctcaagtatgactccggttaccgttgacggaagtattttaaagatgaaggcttttccattctctttaatggacaaagccaaggattggttatacgagttggctcccggtacagttacatcttgggagagtatgaagagggcgtttctggagaagtttttcccaacttctcgcatcattcttcttcgtaaaaaaataagtggaattcagcaaagccaaggtgaatctttcccatcttattatgaacgatttaaatcacttgttgcttcttgtccacagcatcagatgaaggaggagctacttcttcaatacttttacgaaggtcttttaccacttgaacggcaaatgttggatgcttccgcgggaggagctctagtggataagacacctagggatgccaaaaccctcattgcgaatcgagcactcaatgcacaacaatatgaaggtgttgggcaaagagacaccccacggccacatcatgtcaatgaggtaagttctatttctgagttacagtcccaaatggctaaccttacgtctatgttatcgcagttggttgaaggccccaaaacgcaaggaactacaatctgtggtgtatgctccattcaaggacaccaatctgatcaatgccctcaattaattgagaatggaggatgggaatcggccaatgctgtaggttatgggaatcaaaaccaaccaaggaatgatcctttctccaatacatacaacccgggatggcgtgaccaccccaatttcagatggagagatgcaccacaatatggccaacaaagtggattccgacaacccccgggtttctttccaaggccaatggaaccacaaccacctcctcaggcacaatcttcccaaactaacccaggtacgtctatgaatgatgataaaacatatcagttactaaccaccatggcgcagggaatgcagaaccaagcaaaggaggttaatgagctgaagaagcaaatgggccaaatggccgaatttttggggcaattccgtgaaaatggtaagttaccaagcactacagtggtcaatccaaagggtggcttcgaatctgcaaaggctatcacattacgaagtggaaaagaggtgagaaacaaggaagatgagaagatacaactcaaggaagatgagaacacctaccccacggcaagggtaccatcacccatgccgcagccatctaagacatcccatccgtccacctcaggtaagaatgttccaaatgttgtgatttcgaacactaatctgcccaatgttccTTTCCCTCGCAGATTTGCACAatcgaagaaagaagaaagcgaaAAGGACATTTTGGATACCTTTCGAAAAGTCCAAGTGAACATTCCTTTACTTGATGCTATTAAGCAAGTGCCCAGGTAcgcaaagtttttaaaagaattatgcacaactaggaaaagaatttcaaacaaagaagttgtgaaggtaagtgaaaatgtatcCGCGGTTTTGCAACGGAAGTTACCTCCAAAGTGTAAGGATCCAGGGAGCTTTACTATCCCATGTGTAATTggaaacactagatttgaaaaatgcatgttagatttaggtgcttctattaatgttatgccatattccatttatgcatcaatgAACCTTGGTGAGTTAAAACAGGATGGCGTGATaattcaattggccgatcgttctaacgcttatcccaagggagtccttgaggatgttttagtgcag gtacatttggatcgaatgaacgacgatgcacttgaaataGCCTTAGTGCACGGCATAGGAGCaagaaacaagtgtgggggaatccaAGCAACCCACGGCATGGAATCTGACCATATTGCCGTGCCTCCTTGTGGTGAAGTGTTTGAAATGGTCGCGGCCCTCGAGTCATTGCCATCACATTCTGGTAAGTCTTCACTCTCAATTTTAGATTCGGTTTTGGCTAACAAGTTACTTCCATCcattgtgcagccacctacacttgagttgaagccattacctagtcacttgaagtatgttttcttgggagaagatCAAACACTACCCGTCATCATATCTAGCTCACTCAcggcccaagaagaagacaagttgataagggtgttaaaggagcacaaatctgccattggatggaccttggcggatatcaaaggcattagtcccaccacgtgcatgcatcgcatccttTTGGAGGAGGGAGCTAAGCCATCTCGGGAGGCTCAACGTCGCCTTAATCCACCCATGTTGGAAGTAGTAAAGAAGGAGGTTATAAAATTGCTTGACTGTGGTGTTATATACCCTatttctgatagtcgttgggtgtctCCCGTGCAggttgttccaaagaagtccgggatcacggtggtgaagaatgaagaacaagaGCTTGTACCCACTCGTGTGGTGACTGGTTGgcgtgtttgtattgattacaggaagttaaatgccgcaacaaggaaggatcactttccGTTGCCATTCCTGGACCAAATGTTAGACAGGTTAGCCGGCTAtaaattttattgctttcttgatggatattccggatataaccaaattgtgatagctccggaggaccaagaaaagacaacgttcacgtgcccctttggcacctttgcatacaggcgcatgccatttggtttgtgcaatgcccctgcgacatttcaacgatgcatggtgagtatcttttctgattatgtggagaaaattattgagatattcatggatgatttcagcgtgtttggtaattcattcgATCATTGCTTGAGTAATCTGACCTTAattttgaaacgttgtgttgaaacgaatcttgtgcttaattgggaaaaatgtcacttcatggttaagcaaggtattgttctaggacatattatttctgaagaaggcattgaagtggataaatctaaggtagaccttgttcgtcacttaccctctccaacttcggttagagaggttcgttcgtttcttggtcacgcaggtttttataggcgtttcataaaggatttctccaagatttCACAACCACTATGCCGATTGCTTCAAAAAGAGGTGGCTTTCGAGTTTGATGATGCATGCTCCACGGCATTCAAGCAATTAAAAGAAGCTCTTACTTCGGCTCCCATTATCACAcctccagattggagccttccattcgagttgatgtgcgatgcttcGGATTATgcgattggtgctgttttggggcaacgaaagaacaaacaacctcatgttatttattatgcctcTAGGAcattaaatgatgctcaattaaattactccaccactgaaaaagaattacttgctgtggtatttgcattagataagttccgatcatacttacttggtactaaagttattatttttactgatcatgcagctctcaagtatttactcacaaaaaaagaggccaagcctagactaattcgatggatgttgcttctacaagagtttgacattgagattcgggataagaagggcgtggagaatgtggtggctgaccacctaagtcgAATGGTGCATAAGGAAGCATCGCCAATTTCTGAAACCTTCCCCGATGAGCAACTAATGTCTAtccaggtaagtgagccttggtacgcggatttggtgaattatttggtgactaaacaagttcctagcaccctaaacaaattccaacgtgataaacttaaaaaggatgctagattttatgtttgggatgacccatacttgtggaaatattgttcagatcaggttataagaagatgtgtgcatgaatcagattttcactcaattttaagtttttgtcacacatatgcatgtgggggtcactttggcacccaaaggacagcttttaaggttcttgaatgtggtttttattggcctactttgtttaaaaATGCTAGAACCTTctgtttaacatgtgatcgctgccaaaggacaggtaatattagccaaaaagatcaaatgccgcag ATTGGAGGGATCATTCAAACACTATGTGGTGGGAACCTCAACCAGTTCAAcacgaaggatattggcagccatataatgagttctattcaagccctgctcagccaccacaacctcatacACAATATACCCaaccaaactcag gaatcacaaaatcaagcccaagtgatgagcgaattgaagaatcaaatgggAGAAATCGCAGAATTCATGGggcaaatgcaagaacaaagtgaagtaaCTGACTCAACTGTTGAAATTATTGAAGCTATCAACTTGGAAAGTGGCATAGAGGTTGGAGATGAACCCAAGatgtccaaaccaagccaaaacatggatgaacagttactgctcgaagaagaggaggataacaaggccacggcaaaggAAGAACCACCATTGCTGCAGCCTACCCTAGCCCcaacacccttgccgcagccccatatgccctctatgcagtccactacaaccaag gatcatgcaatccaaggaagaagagggtga